The Carnobacterium mobile DSM 4848 genome includes a window with the following:
- the murD gene encoding UDP-N-acetylmuramoyl-L-alanine--D-glutamate ligase: MKKIKRYENTKVLVLGLALSGVNAAKLLHSLGALVTVNDYKSFDENPEAQELLESGIRVVTGGHPVELLDEDFEWIVKNPGIMYNNPIIVRALEKQIPVITEVELAYEVAESMLIGVTGTNGKTTTTTMIAELLNMNRENGHAYVAGNIGTPASLVAQQATVDDETIMELSSFQLMGITEMKPHIAVITNIYSAHLDYHGTREEYVAAKMRITENQTAADYLVVNWDQPELRELAKSSQAQIIPFSRLERVNNGVYLENEVIFYRDEPVMNTASILVPGDHNVENAMAAIAVAKLLNQENGAIRECLQQFSGVKHRTQFVREYQQRRFYNDSKATNNLATKNALKGFDVPVILLAGGLDRGNDFDELIPELKRVKALVLFGETAAKLAETGKKAGVQQIEFVQNVEAAVPVAFEISEPGEVILLSPACASWDQYRSFEVRGDAFIQSISQLIAKEEEEE, from the coding sequence ATGAAGAAAATTAAACGTTATGAAAATACAAAAGTTTTAGTTTTAGGTTTGGCTTTAAGCGGTGTTAATGCTGCCAAATTGCTTCATTCATTAGGTGCTTTAGTAACAGTGAATGATTACAAAAGCTTTGATGAAAATCCGGAGGCTCAAGAATTATTAGAATCCGGCATTCGTGTAGTAACTGGCGGACATCCTGTTGAACTATTAGATGAGGATTTTGAATGGATCGTTAAGAATCCGGGAATTATGTATAATAATCCTATCATTGTTCGTGCGTTGGAAAAACAAATACCTGTTATTACAGAAGTAGAACTAGCTTATGAAGTTGCTGAGAGCATGCTGATTGGTGTAACGGGAACTAATGGGAAAACGACGACAACTACCATGATAGCTGAGTTGTTGAATATGAACCGGGAAAATGGCCATGCCTATGTAGCAGGCAATATTGGGACTCCAGCCAGTCTAGTAGCGCAACAGGCAACAGTTGACGATGAAACCATAATGGAGCTTTCTAGTTTTCAATTGATGGGAATCACAGAAATGAAACCTCATATTGCAGTTATTACGAATATTTATTCTGCTCATTTGGATTACCATGGAACAAGAGAAGAATATGTCGCAGCCAAAATGCGAATCACTGAAAACCAAACTGCTGCTGACTACCTAGTTGTTAATTGGGATCAACCAGAACTGAGAGAATTGGCTAAAAGTAGTCAAGCTCAAATTATTCCGTTTTCTCGACTTGAACGCGTAAACAATGGGGTGTATTTAGAAAATGAAGTGATTTTTTACCGAGATGAGCCTGTGATGAACACAGCCTCTATTTTAGTTCCAGGAGATCACAATGTTGAAAATGCAATGGCTGCTATAGCAGTCGCTAAATTGCTCAACCAAGAAAATGGAGCCATACGTGAATGCCTGCAACAATTTTCTGGAGTAAAACATCGGACTCAATTTGTGAGAGAATACCAGCAAAGACGTTTCTATAATGATTCAAAAGCAACAAATAATTTAGCAACAAAGAACGCTTTAAAGGGTTTTGATGTTCCGGTTATTCTGCTAGCGGGCGGTTTAGATCGCGGAAACGATTTTGATGAGTTGATACCCGAATTAAAAAGAGTTAAAGCGTTAGTTTTGTTTGGCGAAACAGCTGCAAAATTGGCAGAAACAGGAAAAAAAGCGGGTGTCCAACAAATCGAATTCGTGCAAAACGTAGAAGCAGCTGTTCCGGTCGCTTTTGAAATAAGCGAGCCAGGAGAAGTGATTCTGTTATCGCCTGCTTGTGCAAGCTGGGATCAATACCGAAGTTTTGAAGTTCGGGGCGATGCCTTTATTCAATCGATTAGTCAGTTAATTGCTAAAGAAGAAGAGGAGGAGTAG
- the mraY gene encoding phospho-N-acetylmuramoyl-pentapeptide-transferase, which translates to MHWTEMLLPWVSSFALTIMAMPIVIGYFRTKQLGQTTRDEGPKWHEVKSGTPTMGGVVFLIATAISSIWTGIWQQSFTVSLGLLLFITLLYGILGFLDDFIKIFKKRNLGLTSKQKLIGQLVGGVLFFIVYLMNGFSTDLALPFFGNVHFGWLYGIFLLFWLVGFSNAVNLTDGLDGLVAGTATIAYSAYAIIAWQQGQTDVLIFCLTVSGGLVGFFFFNKKPAKIFMGDVGSLALGGGLAATSILLKQEWSLLLIGLIFVIETASVMIQVTSFKLTGKRVFKMSPIHHHFEMSGWSEWRVVGTFWFIGLITASLCLWIIL; encoded by the coding sequence ATGCATTGGACAGAAATGTTATTGCCATGGGTCAGTAGTTTTGCTTTGACTATCATGGCAATGCCAATTGTCATTGGCTACTTTAGAACAAAACAATTAGGACAAACAACAAGAGATGAAGGACCAAAATGGCATGAGGTTAAATCAGGTACGCCTACGATGGGAGGAGTCGTTTTTCTCATTGCAACAGCTATCTCTAGCATTTGGACAGGGATATGGCAACAAAGTTTCACTGTCAGTTTAGGTTTATTGCTGTTTATCACATTGCTTTATGGAATACTCGGTTTTTTAGATGATTTTATTAAGATTTTTAAAAAACGTAATTTAGGTTTAACGTCTAAACAAAAATTAATTGGACAACTAGTTGGCGGCGTTCTATTTTTTATTGTGTATCTAATGAACGGATTTTCAACTGACTTAGCTCTTCCTTTCTTTGGAAATGTTCACTTTGGCTGGTTGTATGGAATCTTTCTACTGTTTTGGCTGGTTGGTTTTTCTAATGCCGTTAACTTAACGGATGGCTTGGATGGACTAGTGGCTGGGACAGCGACAATTGCCTATAGTGCTTACGCTATTATTGCTTGGCAACAAGGCCAAACAGATGTATTGATTTTTTGTTTAACCGTCAGCGGCGGATTGGTTGGGTTCTTCTTTTTTAATAAAAAACCAGCAAAAATCTTTATGGGGGATGTTGGCTCATTAGCTTTAGGTGGCGGGTTAGCTGCTACCTCTATTTTATTGAAGCAAGAATGGTCTTTGCTGTTGATTGGGCTTATCTTCGTAATCGAAACAGCAAGTGTCATGATTCAAGTGACATCCTTTAAACTAACTGGAAAACGGGTTTTCAAAATGAGTCCTATTCACCATCATTTCGAAATGAGTGGTTGGAGTGAATGGCGGGTAGTAGGAACGTTTTGGTTTATCGGTTTGATTACAGCTAGTTTATGTTTATGGATAATTCTTTAG
- a CDS encoding UDP-N-acetylmuramoyl-L-alanyl-D-glutamate--2,6-diaminopimelate ligase codes for MKATELIAPLIVKSTSLPIPQELTISKVTQDTREIEPDSAFICIAGAIRNGHDLAGEAVEKGAVLVIASEKIEVAIPVVYVSNTEKAMAVLASHFYQQPSQELRVIGVTGTNGKTTVTHLLDQIFRDHQETTGVIGTMYRRIGDKIHETKNTTPDSLTLQKTLREMKKAGVTTCSMEVSSHALVQGRVWGTDFDIAVFTNLSQDHLEYHHTMEEYAHAKELLFSQLGNGYQAEEPKYAVLNFDDPVGRSYQNKTAAQVYSYGIDQPADFRASDLKITNKGTSFTLVFKEEEYPVQMKMIGKFNVSNSLAAIAAAYASGLALPSILTSIAKIEGVRGRFEVVQGEQDFAIIVDYAHTPDGLLNVLNAVNEIKEGEVYCVVGCGGDRDRTKRPIMADVAYTHADHAIFTSDNPRTEDPQAILNEMVVDLEEGTYQMIPDRRVAIQTAVEQATSKDIIIIAGKGHEDYQIIGTEKHHFDDVEEARQAVKLKNKEF; via the coding sequence ATGAAAGCAACTGAATTAATCGCACCACTTATTGTAAAAAGTACTTCATTGCCGATTCCACAAGAATTGACAATTAGTAAAGTGACACAAGATACACGAGAAATAGAACCAGACTCTGCCTTTATCTGTATAGCAGGTGCTATTCGTAATGGACATGACCTAGCGGGAGAAGCCGTTGAAAAGGGAGCAGTACTGGTTATTGCAAGTGAAAAAATCGAAGTAGCTATACCTGTAGTCTATGTTTCAAATACGGAAAAAGCGATGGCTGTATTGGCAAGTCATTTTTATCAACAGCCAAGTCAAGAACTGCGTGTAATAGGAGTTACAGGAACAAATGGAAAAACAACGGTTACTCACTTATTAGACCAAATTTTTCGAGATCATCAAGAAACGACAGGAGTCATTGGAACCATGTACCGTCGTATAGGCGACAAAATACATGAAACAAAAAATACGACTCCAGATAGTCTTACATTACAAAAAACATTAAGAGAAATGAAAAAAGCCGGAGTCACTACTTGTTCAATGGAAGTATCCTCACATGCATTAGTACAGGGACGTGTTTGGGGAACAGATTTCGATATCGCTGTTTTCACCAACTTAAGCCAAGATCATTTAGAATATCATCATACAATGGAAGAATATGCACACGCTAAAGAATTATTGTTTTCACAATTAGGCAATGGTTATCAAGCTGAAGAACCTAAATATGCCGTTTTAAATTTTGATGACCCAGTTGGCAGAAGTTATCAAAATAAGACAGCGGCTCAGGTTTATTCTTATGGTATTGATCAACCAGCAGATTTTAGAGCGTCTGATTTAAAAATAACCAATAAAGGCACTAGTTTTACATTGGTTTTTAAAGAAGAAGAATATCCAGTCCAAATGAAAATGATTGGGAAGTTTAATGTTTCAAATTCTTTAGCAGCTATTGCCGCTGCTTATGCTTCAGGATTGGCATTGCCAAGTATCCTCACTTCTATAGCAAAAATCGAAGGGGTCAGAGGAAGATTTGAAGTAGTGCAGGGAGAACAAGACTTTGCTATCATTGTGGATTATGCTCATACTCCTGATGGCCTGTTAAATGTTTTGAACGCTGTGAATGAAATAAAAGAGGGAGAGGTTTACTGTGTAGTAGGTTGCGGCGGAGACCGTGATCGGACTAAACGCCCCATTATGGCTGACGTAGCTTATACGCATGCAGATCATGCTATCTTTACATCGGATAATCCGCGTACTGAAGATCCGCAGGCTATTCTAAATGAAATGGTAGTTGACTTGGAAGAAGGTACATATCAAATGATACCGGATCGCAGAGTTGCCATTCAGACTGCTGTTGAACAGGCAACCAGCAAAGATATTATTATCATTGCGGGTAAAGGACATGAAGATTATCAAATCATAGGAACAGAAAAGCATCATTTTGATGATGTAGAAGAAGCCAGACAAGCGGTTAAATTAAAAAACAAAGAATTTTAG
- a CDS encoding penicillin-binding protein yields MTNKNPLKNRKKIAILLFFGTLFLFLVFVGRFTYIMVRGEINGENLSQNVNNLYTRSSVLEANRGAIYDVGGNPIAVDATSYSLIAVLTDKWSNNPKDPQYVVDKQKTAAALAKHIAMSEADILKRLNQKDLAQVEFGSAGKKLSYDIKTAIEEEKLPGIIFEETPTRLYPNGIFASHLVGYAELPTDKDGETKETTSRTDLKGLMGVEQAYNDVLTGTDGSMKYQKDSFGYVLPNSSVETTEPVDGKDIYLTLDKRMQVYLESVMTEVNEKYKPVEMTATLMNPETGAIIAASQRPSFNGTTKDGIGDLWQNLLVENTFEPGSTMKVLTLAAAINEGVFNPNETYMSGSKKVEGGIVTDHNVNGWGQISFLEGLERSSNVGFVNLMEKMGEDDWKKYMDEFGIGKTTNSGLPNEQEGSNPYKWPLEKANTSFGQGVTVTVFQMMQAYSAIANEGKMMKPQYISKIVDPTTGDETVIKPEVVNEPISKETADQALNYLKEVVYSKNGTGQGYQIDGYEIAAKTGTAQIVNPESKKYYSGGNNYIFSVVGMAPADDPKVVLYVTVQQPTITDPSLVGGDVVQAIFNPVMKRALEYQHLTDESESEDTNQVEMPKVTGVSKEEALKQLEETKLDVTVIGNGDTIVQQLPLPDKMTIKNQRIMLMTNGAMTMPDMTGWSKNDALKVAEITGIEFTFNGEGYVVDQSLAPQANMQSEEKIDVTLASPQE; encoded by the coding sequence ATGACAAATAAAAACCCTTTAAAAAACAGAAAAAAAATAGCAATCTTGCTTTTTTTTGGTACCTTGTTTTTATTTTTGGTATTTGTAGGACGTTTTACTTATATCATGGTAAGAGGAGAAATTAACGGGGAAAACTTGTCTCAAAATGTTAATAACCTTTATACAAGAAGTAGCGTACTAGAAGCAAACAGAGGAGCCATTTATGATGTAGGCGGAAATCCGATTGCTGTGGATGCTACTTCTTATTCATTAATCGCAGTTTTAACAGATAAATGGTCAAATAACCCTAAAGATCCTCAATATGTGGTAGATAAACAAAAAACAGCTGCTGCTTTAGCAAAGCATATTGCCATGAGCGAGGCGGACATCTTAAAAAGGCTGAATCAAAAAGATCTAGCACAAGTAGAGTTTGGTTCGGCTGGGAAAAAATTATCTTACGATATAAAAACAGCTATTGAAGAAGAAAAATTACCGGGTATTATCTTTGAAGAAACGCCTACTCGTCTTTATCCAAATGGTATTTTTGCTTCACATCTAGTAGGATATGCGGAACTGCCAACGGATAAAGATGGAGAAACTAAAGAAACGACATCCCGTACTGATTTAAAAGGATTAATGGGTGTGGAACAAGCTTATAATGATGTGTTAACGGGTACAGATGGATCAATGAAATACCAAAAAGATAGTTTTGGTTATGTTTTGCCTAATTCTTCTGTTGAAACTACAGAACCGGTAGATGGAAAAGATATTTATCTGACGCTTGATAAAAGAATGCAAGTGTATTTGGAAAGTGTTATGACTGAAGTAAATGAAAAATACAAGCCGGTAGAGATGACTGCAACTTTAATGAATCCGGAAACTGGGGCAATTATTGCTGCTTCACAACGACCGTCTTTTAATGGAACTACAAAAGATGGAATTGGCGACTTATGGCAAAACTTGTTAGTTGAAAATACTTTTGAGCCAGGTTCAACCATGAAAGTTTTAACGCTGGCTGCTGCCATCAATGAGGGCGTATTTAACCCAAACGAAACCTATATGTCGGGCTCAAAAAAAGTAGAAGGCGGGATAGTAACCGACCATAATGTAAATGGATGGGGACAAATCAGCTTTTTAGAAGGTCTCGAGCGTTCGAGTAACGTAGGATTCGTTAACCTAATGGAAAAAATGGGAGAAGATGATTGGAAGAAGTATATGGATGAATTTGGAATCGGGAAAACAACTAATTCAGGTCTTCCAAATGAACAAGAAGGATCTAATCCATATAAATGGCCTTTGGAAAAAGCGAACACTTCCTTTGGACAAGGAGTAACAGTTACCGTTTTTCAAATGATGCAGGCTTACTCTGCTATCGCGAATGAAGGCAAAATGATGAAGCCGCAATACATCAGCAAAATCGTCGATCCGACAACTGGAGATGAGACAGTTATCAAACCAGAAGTGGTCAATGAACCTATTTCTAAGGAAACGGCCGACCAAGCATTGAATTATTTAAAAGAAGTCGTTTATAGCAAAAATGGTACTGGTCAAGGCTACCAGATTGATGGTTATGAGATTGCTGCAAAAACGGGGACTGCGCAAATTGTCAATCCTGAAAGTAAAAAATACTATAGCGGAGGAAATAATTATATCTTCTCTGTAGTAGGAATGGCACCGGCTGATGATCCAAAAGTTGTTTTATACGTGACCGTACAGCAGCCAACTATAACTGATCCTTCCTTGGTGGGTGGCGATGTAGTGCAAGCTATTTTTAATCCGGTTATGAAACGGGCGCTTGAATATCAACATTTAACTGATGAATCTGAATCAGAGGATACAAACCAAGTAGAAATGCCAAAAGTAACAGGTGTATCTAAAGAAGAAGCGTTAAAACAATTAGAAGAGACTAAGTTAGATGTGACCGTTATTGGAAATGGTGATACAATAGTACAACAATTACCGCTTCCTGATAAAATGACTATTAAAAATCAGCGGATTATGTTAATGACAAATGGGGCAATGACGATGCCTGATATGACAGGATGGTCAAAAAACGATGCATTGAAAGTAGCTGAAATTACAGGGATTGAATTTACATTTAATGGAGAAGGTTATGTCGTTGATCAGAGTTTGGCCCCACAAGCTAATATGCAAAGTGAAGAAAAAATTGATGTGACATTAGCCTCTCCTCAAGAATAG
- the ftsL gene encoding cell division protein FtsL, with product MPLNNNLARNLEVELPLQSPVAVPKETPIHTPLPRKSGITKVEKLLCGALLSIVFALIAISISLEISIASTNRALQDTNSSIATITTINDNLEQEVQELSRYDRVYKIANSQGLKMNEANVRNVTK from the coding sequence ATGCCGTTGAATAACAACTTAGCTAGAAATCTAGAAGTGGAACTGCCGCTACAATCGCCAGTTGCTGTGCCGAAAGAAACACCTATACATACCCCTCTTCCCAGAAAGTCTGGAATAACTAAAGTTGAAAAACTACTTTGTGGTGCATTGTTGTCTATTGTATTTGCGTTAATTGCAATAAGTATCTCGCTGGAAATAAGTATTGCCAGCACAAACCGTGCATTACAAGACACGAACTCTTCTATTGCAACGATTACTACTATAAATGACAATTTGGAACAGGAAGTTCAAGAATTATCTCGTTATGATCGTGTTTATAAAATTGCGAATAGCCAAGGGTTAAAAATGAATGAAGCAAATGTAAGGAATGTTACTAAATGA
- the rsmH gene encoding 16S rRNA (cytosine(1402)-N(4))-methyltransferase RsmH codes for MAEFNHKTVLLHETVDNLSILPDGIYVDCTLGGAGHSEYLLSQLNEKGHLYAFDQDERAIENAKVRLAAYVEKGMVTFIKSNFRFIKEELNEQGIFEVDGILYDLGVSSPQLDEAERGFSYHQDAPLDMRMDTDAPLTAKEVINSWSYQDLVRIFYRYGEEKFSKSIARKIEAARELKTIETTNELVDIIKEGIPAPARRKGGHPAKRVFQAVRIAVNDELSAVEDSLEAAISLLKVGGRISAITFHSLEDRIVKSIFREHAQGPELPPGLPVIPDDYLPELKLITRKPIVPNEEELDINNRARSAKLRVAEKQRK; via the coding sequence ATGGCGGAATTTAATCACAAAACAGTCTTGCTTCATGAAACAGTCGATAATCTGTCTATCCTTCCAGATGGCATCTATGTTGATTGTACATTAGGAGGGGCAGGGCATAGCGAATACTTACTTTCACAATTAAATGAAAAAGGACATCTTTATGCATTTGATCAAGACGAAAGAGCAATTGAAAATGCTAAAGTACGTTTAGCTGCTTACGTGGAAAAGGGAATGGTAACATTTATCAAATCAAATTTTCGCTTTATTAAAGAAGAGCTAAATGAACAAGGTATTTTTGAGGTAGATGGTATTTTGTATGACTTAGGAGTGTCCTCACCACAGCTGGATGAAGCGGAACGGGGTTTTAGTTATCATCAAGATGCTCCGCTTGACATGCGTATGGATACGGATGCACCTTTAACGGCTAAAGAGGTAATCAATTCTTGGTCGTATCAAGATTTAGTTCGAATTTTTTATCGTTATGGAGAAGAAAAATTTTCAAAAAGTATTGCCCGTAAAATAGAAGCTGCTCGCGAATTAAAGACAATTGAAACGACGAATGAATTAGTTGATATCATTAAAGAGGGTATTCCTGCTCCAGCTAGGAGAAAAGGCGGACATCCGGCAAAACGTGTGTTTCAAGCTGTTCGGATTGCTGTGAACGACGAACTGTCTGCTGTAGAAGATTCTTTAGAAGCTGCTATCAGTTTATTGAAAGTCGGGGGAAGAATAAGTGCTATAACTTTCCATTCATTGGAAGATCGTATTGTAAAGTCGATTTTTCGAGAACATGCACAAGGTCCAGAATTGCCGCCAGGATTGCCGGTTATCCCTGATGACTATTTACCCGAATTGAAACTGATCACGCGAAAACCCATTGTACCTAATGAAGAAGAATTAGACATCAATAATCGTGCTCGAAGTGCGAAGCTGAGAGTCGCAGAAAAACAAAGAAAATAA
- the mraZ gene encoding division/cell wall cluster transcriptional repressor MraZ, which produces MLMGEYKHNIDAKGRLIMPAKFRSDLGAKFILTRGLDGCLFGYPEEEWAILEEKLKKLPLAKKEARAFTRFFYSAATECELDKQGRINIPQTLREHAKLEKTCHIVGVSDRIEIWSESKWNEFSSEAEESFDEIAENMIDFGF; this is translated from the coding sequence ATGCTGATGGGCGAATACAAGCACAATATTGATGCAAAAGGTCGTCTAATTATGCCGGCTAAATTTCGCAGCGACTTAGGTGCGAAGTTTATCTTGACCCGTGGCTTAGATGGCTGCTTATTCGGATACCCCGAAGAAGAATGGGCTATACTCGAAGAAAAGTTGAAAAAACTTCCTCTGGCGAAAAAAGAAGCACGTGCTTTTACTAGATTCTTTTATTCAGCAGCAACAGAATGCGAACTAGATAAGCAGGGAAGAATCAATATCCCGCAAACATTGAGAGAACATGCAAAATTAGAAAAAACGTGTCACATTGTTGGAGTATCAGATCGAATTGAAATATGGAGCGAATCGAAATGGAATGAATTTTCATCAGAAGCAGAAGAGTCATTTGATGAAATAGCTGAAAATATGATTGATTTTGGTTTTTAA
- a CDS encoding DUF3397 domain-containing protein, which produces MAASTFTFATSVLYLLPIVILLLFNKSINRHFRKQQLEIKLPDLMVPYLMLGIQILSKQTFNFSIFPYFLIFIFSLGMIILVILAYKKGEIIYKRFFKTYWRFIFLSSILTYYFLVSANIFSLVIA; this is translated from the coding sequence TTGGCTGCGTCTACTTTTACCTTTGCTACTAGTGTTCTTTATTTATTGCCAATTGTAATCTTGTTGTTATTTAACAAAAGCATCAATCGGCACTTTAGAAAACAACAATTAGAAATCAAATTACCAGATTTAATGGTACCTTATTTAATGCTTGGGATTCAAATCTTGAGCAAACAGACATTTAACTTCTCAATCTTTCCTTATTTTTTGATTTTTATTTTTAGTTTAGGCATGATCATCTTAGTGATTCTGGCTTATAAAAAAGGCGAAATTATTTACAAGCGTTTTTTTAAAACATATTGGAGATTTATTTTTTTATCTTCTATACTGACCTATTATTTTTTAGTAAGTGCGAATATTTTTAGTTTGGTTATAGCTTAA
- the rpmF gene encoding 50S ribosomal protein L32 — translation MAVPKRRTSKSKKNRRRTHFKLEVPGMNACPNCGELKKSHHVCAACGHYDGKEVVSKEA, via the coding sequence ATGGCAGTACCAAAAAGAAGAACATCAAAAAGCAAGAAAAACAGACGTCGTACGCATTTTAAATTAGAAGTACCTGGTATGAACGCATGTCCAAACTGTGGCGAATTGAAAAAAAGCCATCACGTTTGTGCAGCATGTGGACATTATGACGGTAAAGAAGTAGTTAGCAAAGAAGCTTAA
- a CDS encoding YceD family protein — protein sequence MKWSLDELQKYRFEPLIFSETVDLKESLMKREKEILDVSTIHLEGKLSVQEFDILLHMVVSLDVTLPSARSLEPVSVPLSLVVDEIYVPKHVADYTIEEEDGTVIYLDKDLIDLSEAIEDAILLNLPMQVFTEEEEKEHKMPSGNDWVVVSEEDYLSEKTAQESNKVDPRFAGLKDLFKDESNDEEQD from the coding sequence ATGAAATGGTCATTAGACGAATTGCAAAAGTACCGCTTTGAACCGCTTATTTTTTCTGAAACAGTGGATTTAAAAGAATCATTGATGAAGAGAGAAAAAGAAATATTAGACGTTTCCACCATTCATTTGGAAGGAAAGCTGAGTGTTCAAGAATTTGACATCTTGCTTCATATGGTTGTTTCATTAGATGTGACACTACCTTCTGCAAGATCATTAGAACCAGTATCAGTACCTCTATCACTAGTGGTAGATGAGATTTATGTTCCAAAACATGTAGCAGATTATACAATTGAAGAAGAAGATGGAACAGTGATTTATCTAGATAAAGATCTGATTGATTTATCTGAAGCAATTGAAGATGCTATCTTGTTGAATCTTCCAATGCAAGTATTTACTGAAGAAGAAGAAAAAGAACATAAGATGCCGAGTGGAAATGACTGGGTTGTGGTATCTGAAGAAGATTATCTTTCAGAAAAAACAGCACAAGAATCAAACAAGGTCGATCCTCGTTTTGCTGGTTTGAAAGATTTGTTTAAAGACGAATCAAATGATGAGGAGCAAGATTAG
- a CDS encoding nucleotidyltransferase: MKSCGVIVEYNPFHNGHLYHLQQAKKITGADVIIAVMSGNFLQRGEPAIVDKWTRAQMALSGGADLIIELPTAFCIQPADYFAKGGISLLQAIGCDQLCFGVESGEAEDFQKLAECLADETAEIEKRFKEVRNNGMTYAAQMQQIIADLFPSKNLDLSMPNSILGLAYAKENVKYANPMVLHTVKRSGSGYHEQEFMPQEKMASATAIRKTLREDTDLLHALNRLKEVIPETTAKALDDAELVSWETFWPYLKYQLTIQSVVELRTIYQMNEGIEYRLKEKSKEAKNFDHFISLVKNKRYTWVRLQRLCLYILLNVKTEEMMEELQSPKAVHILGFNKKGQAFLNHMKKESNLPLLNNIQQKNSSLWQFDIKAGEVYNLGFSALAKPQDFRRQPLRQK; encoded by the coding sequence ATGAAAAGTTGCGGTGTAATCGTAGAGTATAATCCATTTCATAATGGACATCTTTATCATTTACAGCAGGCAAAGAAGATAACAGGAGCAGATGTGATCATTGCTGTTATGAGCGGTAATTTTTTGCAACGCGGAGAACCGGCAATTGTAGATAAGTGGACAAGAGCCCAAATGGCTTTATCTGGAGGAGCAGATCTGATCATTGAATTGCCAACTGCTTTTTGTATTCAACCTGCTGATTATTTTGCAAAAGGCGGAATTTCATTATTGCAAGCCATAGGATGTGACCAGTTATGCTTCGGAGTTGAAAGCGGCGAAGCTGAAGACTTTCAAAAATTAGCTGAATGTTTAGCTGATGAAACAGCAGAGATTGAAAAGCGATTTAAAGAGGTAAGAAACAACGGTATGACTTATGCAGCTCAAATGCAACAGATAATTGCTGACTTATTTCCCTCAAAAAATCTTGATTTAAGTATGCCGAACTCCATACTGGGTTTAGCTTATGCTAAAGAAAACGTAAAATATGCTAATCCAATGGTTTTGCATACTGTCAAAAGGTCAGGATCCGGCTATCATGAACAAGAGTTCATGCCTCAAGAAAAAATGGCTAGTGCAACAGCTATTCGGAAAACATTAAGAGAAGATACGGATCTTTTGCATGCATTGAATAGATTAAAAGAGGTTATACCTGAGACAACTGCCAAAGCATTAGACGACGCGGAGTTGGTGAGTTGGGAAACGTTTTGGCCTTATCTAAAATATCAGCTAACCATACAATCGGTCGTGGAGTTAAGGACGATCTATCAAATGAACGAAGGAATCGAATACCGGTTAAAAGAAAAAAGCAAAGAAGCAAAAAATTTCGATCATTTTATTTCATTAGTTAAAAATAAACGGTATACTTGGGTTAGATTGCAACGCTTGTGCCTTTATATTTTATTGAATGTAAAGACAGAAGAAATGATGGAAGAATTGCAATCTCCTAAAGCTGTTCACATCTTAGGCTTTAATAAAAAAGGACAAGCTTTTTTAAATCACATGAAAAAAGAGAGTAATCTGCCCTTACTTAATAATATACAGCAAAAAAATTCATCCTTATGGCAATTTGATATTAAAGCTGGCGAAGTTTATAATTTAGGCTTTTCTGCTTTAGCAAAGCCGCAAGACTTTCGTAGACAGCCTCTCAGACAAAAATAA